From Rutidosis leptorrhynchoides isolate AG116_Rl617_1_P2 chromosome 3, CSIRO_AGI_Rlap_v1, whole genome shotgun sequence, a single genomic window includes:
- the LOC139899588 gene encoding receptor-like protein 32, producing the protein MILEPHVFVGLLQNFTYLRKLSLASLNISSALPSYLNISYSSLEILNLGDTKLYGKLPGDIFNIQSLEILDLSINSFTLTSQIPSKTSLLPNLVSLDLSNNFDLRFESHILNNILKSSTLLRDLRLSSVNVSGVLRPHLNNRSSSLNYMDLSYCNLMGSLPKSPLNLTHLTYLDLSNNKLNGTLPSWLFTPPSLKYLALEDNMFSGDVSFALPQLEDISIARNQLGDQIDQSLIMKSTNLYSLDLSSNNFNGDWELSTLLSHLTNIEFLYLSYSGLSVTTSNAENISNPNMQFLYLNSCKLKEFPVSLRSMTNLTHLELTNNEMHGDFSFEAREIGDGNKLEFLDLSHNLITSLSQIKLYGLKILNLESNQIQGPFPSSICNMSNLGVLDLSNNRFGGDIPRCSGNINSLEMMDLGNNDFHGTIPNMYENCESLTGLILNGNRLHGELPSSLSKCQSLKILDLGNNSFNGTLPQWLGNLQNLEALILKSNHFHGPIVVGSSFESLRVLDLSHNGFVGRLPQKYFENLKAMMSGLRSTDLEYINFRGVYYSVVMDVKGRDLSFPQLSVDYVILDLSDNRFEGEIPSIIGNLISLIVLDLSHNNLTGRIPLALGNLTNIESVDLSCNRLTGKIPQSLVGITNLEYLNLSKNNLERHIPEGNQFDTFNMSSFQGNPKLCGSPLPNKCSEQSDEPELDDEVDNGFTWRVVMMGYGCGTFVGLLMGYLILSSGRPKWFNAIADAGEYLIHTRRTKRRYVYIGK; encoded by the coding sequence ATGATTCTTGAACCTCATGTTTTTGTGGGCCTGCTACAAAATTTTACTTATTTAAGAAAACTATCGCTTGCTTCTCTTAATATCAGTTCAGCTTTACCTAGTTATCTTAATATCTCTTATTCTTctttggaaatactaaatcttgggGATACTAAATTGTACGGCAAATTACCCGGTGACATTTTCAATATTCAGTCTTTGGAAATACTTGACTTGTCAATTAACAGTTTCACACTCACAAGCCAAATCCCATCAAAAACCTCGCTTCTTCCAAATTTGGTTTCGCTTGATCTCTCTAACAATTTTGATTTGAGATTTGAATCTCATATTTTAAACAACATCCTAAAAAGTTCTACACTCTTGAGAGACCTTCGTCTATCTTCTGTTAATGTCTCTGGTGTTTTACGACCTCATCTTAATAATAGGTCCTCTTCTTTGAATTACATGGATCTCTCTTATTGTAATTTGATGGGGTCCCTTCCCAAATCTCCACTTAACCTAACACACCTCACTTATCTGGATTTATCAAATAACAAACTTAACGGAACACTGCCATCTTGGTTGTTTACTCCTCCATCTTTAAAATATCTCGCTCTAGAAGATAATATGTTCAGTGGGGATGTATCGTTTGCTCTTCCGCAGTTAGAAGATATATCCATCGCTCGCAATCAATTAGGTGACCAAATTGATCAATCCCTCATTATGAAATCCACCAACCTTTATTCCTTGGATCTTTCATCTAATAATTTTAACGGTGACTGGGAGTTAAGTACACTGCTATCACACCTTACAAACATTGAATTTCTTTATCTCTCGTACAGTGGTTTATCAGTTACGACTAGTAACGCTGAAAATATTTCCAATCCCAATATGCAGTTTTTATATTTGAACTCTTGCAAGTTAAAGGAGTTTCCGGTGTCCTTACGATCCATGACAAATCTTACACATTTAGAGCTAACTAACAATGAAATGCATGGAGACTTTTCTTTCGAGGCAAGAGAGATCGGAGATGGTAATAAGTTGGAATTCTTGGATCTGTCACATAACCTAATAACAAGCTTGTCACAAATAAAATTGTACGGACTAAAAATTCTAAATCTCGAGTCCAATCAGATTCAGGGACCGTTCCCTTCATCAATTTGCAACATGAGCAATTTAGGTGTACTGGATTTGTCCAATAATAGATTTGGAGGAGATATTCCACGATGCTCTGGAAATATCAACAGTCTTGAAATGATGGATCTAGGGAATAATGATTTCCACGGTACAATTCCAAACATGTATGAAAATTGTGAATCGTTAACAGGGCTTATTCTGAATGGAAATCGCTTACATGGTGAGTTGCCAAGTTCCTTGAGCAAATGTCAATCCTTGAAAATACTTGATCTTGGAAACAATAGCTTCAATGGTACATTACCTCAATGGTTAGGTAATCTTCAAAACCTGGAGGCTCTTATTCTCAAATCAAACCATTTTCATGGTCCCATTGTTGTTGGATCCTCATTTGAAAGTCTACGAGTACTTGACTTATCACATAATGGGTTTGTAGGCCGACTCCCTCAAAAGTATTTTGAAAACTTAAAGGCCATGATGAGTGGTCTAAGAAGCACAGATCTTGAATATATTAATTTTAGAGGCGTGTATTACTCGGTCGTTATGGATGTAAAAGGTCGTGATCTCTCTTTTCCACAACTTTCGGTTGACTATGTGATTCTTGATCTTTCCGATAACCGATTTGAAGGGGAGATTCCAAGTATCATTGGTAATCTTATTTCGTTGATAGTGCTCGACTTATCCCACAATAACCTCACAGGTCGAATTCCACTTGCTTTAGGGAATCTCACAAACATTGAATCGGTGGACCTATCTTGTAACCGACTCACTGGGAAGATTCCTCAAAGCCTTGTCGGCATCACGAACCTTGAATATTTAAACCTCTCAAAAAACAATCTTGAACGGCATATTCCAGAAGGAAATCAGTTTGATACTTTTAACATGAGCTCGTTTCAAGGTAACCCAAAACTCTGTGGGTCTCCATTGCCCAATAAGTGCAGTGAACAGTCAGACGAGCCAGAGCTTGATGATGAGGTGGATAATGGATTCACATGGAGAGTTGTGATGATGGGATATGGATGTGGAACGTTTGTTGGACTGCTAATGGGATATCTCATATTATCAAGCGGAAGACCAAAGTGGTTTAATGCAATTGCTGATGCAGGAGAGTACTTAATTCATACAAGGCGAACCAAGAGAAGATATGTATATATCGGGAAATAA